Sequence from the Gemmatimonas sp. genome:
CGCATGCTGAGCTGGATGAGCCTCGGACTGGTGCTCGCGTGTCTCGCCGGCATGGTGTGGGCCTGGCGCTGAACTCAGCCGCGGCGCGACGACCGCGTCGTCCCTCAGCTGGCCGCGAGCTGCACGACCAGCCGTATCAGGCGATCAAGACCTCGCACGGCGTGCGTGTCGTCGTACCACTCGTCGCGTGTGTGTGCCCCGCCGCCGGCACCGCCGGCTCCCAGGGCGATGGCGGGAATGCCGCGCGAGAGCGCGATGTTGGCGTCGGAGCTGGCGACCGCTGAACGGGGGCAGCGCCCCACCGCTTCGGTGGCCCGTACGGCCGCCTGCACCAGCGGATGCGACGCATCGAGGACGCCGGCCGGCCGGTCGCCCAGCACGGTGAACTCGGCGCGCAGTGACGGCGGCGTGAGTCGTGCTACCAGACGACGCAGTTCCTGCCGCACCCACTCGAGGCGCACCGCCGACGTGCCGCGCACGTCGATTTCCACCCACGCCTGCTGCGGAACGGCGGTGAGCGACTCGCCTCCCTGCATGCGAGTCACGTGCACGACGACATCACGTCGGTGGGCATCCCCGAGGCGCGCGGCGGCCGCAATGAATTCGCCGAGGGCGTGGATGGGATTGGCCGCGTGGGCGTGTACCCAACTGTGCCCACCCGCTCCGCGCAGCGTGACGCGCAGGCGATGCGAGCCGACCGCGTGGTGCACGATGGACTCGTCCCCAGGGCCATCCACGGCAATCACGGCATGCGGTGACACTCCCTGCCGCGCGGCCTCGTTGAACCAGGCGCGCGCGCCGCGCAGGTTGCCGTCTCCCTCCTCGCCCACGGTGGCCACCAGGTGGACCGGGCGCATCAGGCGTGCCGCAAACTGCGGGGCACGCAGCAGCCGCGCCAGCGTGAGCAGTGCGGCCAGCCCGCGTCCGTTGTCGCCAATGCCGGGGGCTCGGACAACGGGGCCGTCGCGGTGCACCGGCACCATGCCAACTGGTGCTCCGGCTTCGTAAACGGCATCGAGATGCGCCATGCATACCAGCGGCGGCACCGTCCCCTTGCCGTGCACATCGCAGACATTCCCGACCGCATCGAGGCGCACGGTCGAGGAGCCTGCCTGCCGCAGCGCCAGTTGCACGAGACGCGCCCGGGCACTTTCGTTGCCGGTGGGAGCGGCAGTCTGCGTCAACAGGATCTGCTGGTCGAGTGTCCAGCTCCGGTGCGCCACCGCAGCGTCGGTGAGCGCTGAGCCCCACGCATCACCGGCAGCCGATATCCCATCGGCGCCTCGAGGTCTCCGTGCCATCAGCTGTCCATCACCACGATCCTGCGGATGCCGCGTGGCGACCACGCGGCAACGTGCTTGCGCTGGCCGTCGTGAGCTTCCTCACCGACGCCTCGAGCGAAATCATCGCCCCGCTCCTGCCGCTCTTTCTGGTGGGCACGCTGGGCTCGTCGGTGCGCATGGTGGGCGTGATCGAGGGCGCCGCGGAGGCGGTGGCGGCGCTGCTCAAGGTGGCCAGCGGATGGTGGTCGGACAGGGTCGCCCGGCGCAAGCCGCTCATTGTGGCCGGGTATGCGCTCGCCTCACTGGCGCGGCCGCTGGTGGCGGTCGCCCAGACGGGAGGGCAGGTGCTGGCCATTCGGCTCACCGACC
This genomic interval carries:
- a CDS encoding M20/M25/M40 family metallo-hydrolase, encoding MARRPRGADGISAAGDAWGSALTDAAVAHRSWTLDQQILLTQTAAPTGNESARARLVQLALRQAGSSTVRLDAVGNVCDVHGKGTVPPLVCMAHLDAVYEAGAPVGMVPVHRDGPVVRAPGIGDNGRGLAALLTLARLLRAPQFAARLMRPVHLVATVGEEGDGNLRGARAWFNEAARQGVSPHAVIAVDGPGDESIVHHAVGSHRLRVTLRGAGGHSWVHAHAANPIHALGEFIAAAARLGDAHRRDVVVHVTRMQGGESLTAVPQQAWVEIDVRGTSAVRLEWVRQELRRLVARLTPPSLRAEFTVLGDRPAGVLDASHPLVQAAVRATEAVGRCPRSAVASSDANIALSRGIPAIALGAGGAGGGAHTRDEWYDDTHAVRGLDRLIRLVVQLAAS